The DNA sequence GGTCAAACttacatataaaattttgatactaATATAGATATATGTTTTGCTCTTTGTGTGCCAAGAAAGAACATCATATGCATATATACCCAGGAAAAAGCATGGATGTTCTTAGAATCAATACATTTTCGGAGTCACATATTTATGTTCATGATTCTATACACCACCGGGTGAAGGAATTTTAGTACATGGGAAATAATATTGAGTCAAACTAAACAAGAATGCTCATTGGCTTTTAGACTCTTTAGGTGAAGAATGAAGATCATCCAAGAGAAAAATTGATCGCCAATTCATGAGACCTATTGCAACATTGTGATCATTTCACATCTTAATTAATTGAAGATTCAATGTGACCTTTTGTTAGTGATTCATGTGGTTTTATTTCTATCACACCATTGCTCCAAATTGGTGTTCTAGATACCTTGGATCGATCACTTATTGGCTTGAATATAGCCACAAGGTACAGGACAGTTAAATATATCCAGCTTTAATTAACCCCAAATTAATCAAAAGCACACAAAATGATTAAGAACTTGAAAAGTAGAATTAACACATATAATGTAAAACTGCAGCTTGAATAAATTCCTGAATTACTGGTGCaagaaatttaaacaaatttgaagTTGCAAATTACTTGAAATGTTGGCATACATTGATGAGTTTGGTAAAATTGCACCTGGCTAGAAATGCCCGAGTCGAAGCTCCAAGTCTAACTTCTTCTCTTGGTGTTTAATCAACCCTATTCCTAATTCCAAAGTAATGTTTTGGTCATTGTCCTTGAAACCCTTGTGCTCCTCCCCCTCTACACAGCCCTTCATTTCCTCATCACTCCTTGTGTTGTTACTTGTCATCATCTTAATTTCGAAGCTTTGAGGACTGAAAAGAGGAGAAGGTGTGAGTCTTGGTTTCTTGTCTCCACTGGTAGAAGCTGAGAAGTCTGGTGAAGAAGACAAAGTGAGACAAGGAGTGCAAAGTGGAGAAGGATGTGAAGAGTTCAAAGGCTGATCAGAGAAAGGAGATGGTGAAGAAGATGTTGGAAGAAGAGTTGATTTATTAGGCTTAgtgctagggttaggtttagGGCATTCAGAAACCCATGAAGACAAGGATGATCTCAATCTAGCCCTATCCCTTCTGTGAACATTCATGTGTCCACCCAATGCTTGAGCAGACCTAAACTCTCTCTTGCAAAAGCTACAAGCATAGTTTCTAGCAGGCCATGAATTTCCCCATGTATGCTCCTCAAAGCCAAAGCTATCTTCTCTCTGTGGAGTAGTAGTACTATTTCTGTTCAGATAGTTTCCTTCCATGGAGCTTTCTTTATCATGTAATTTTCATCCAAATCTGTAACCTGTAGAGAGAACAAAGGAGAACCATGTGTTAATTATCCAAAAAGATAAACATTTGACTTTTTTTCATATGGAATAAATAATGATCTAGACTTATAGATCTCTTACAATTAAGAGAGTTCACAGATTGAGAGAGTGAGAGAAAGTGATCCAAGAATGGCTCATAATACTGAAGCTTAACATCAGGTAGTGAGGCAGAAAGGGAAGATCTCTATCTGCAGGTGTACTTCATCTGCCACTGCTTGTAGCTACTGTATTTGGATATTGCTTAACACATAAAATGGAGGAACTGTGTGAAAGTGGTATTTCCCTTTTGCCTCATCCTGGAAAGCTCTGGCATATGGCAGGTTATGCTCATACTGTTGCACTTGAGTGACTTTGAACAGAATTTCAGTATTTGACTTCAAAACAATAAACCTAACTATCAAACCAATTTAATCACTACAAACATTTCTCCTTCACACATTTTCTTCTCATCACATTAGTTTCAGAGTGAGtttgttaatattaaattatgtgtaTAACTTATAAGGAACTTAtcgaaaacaaaaaaaaaaaactatatactTAAAAAGAATTTCGTCATGAAAAGTATTAGAAACACCACTAGAAACACCCTGGTATGCGACATCAGTAATAAGAAATTAACACACTATTTTCGAGTAAATATTAAGTTCCGCATCGACAATTGAAGTTATGTTAAGCGTTTAAactttctaaatattaaatggGAAAGggtaatttgtattaattatacTATTTAAATGTCTTAAAGtgtgaacaatttttattatatttgttatatatatttcgtctctaaattatttcaaaatatatggtCGCAAGCaaattattgatttgaaaaatgTGTTGCATGACTTTCTTagtttaatttagaaaaaaaagtataatctttaaatatagtttataaaaacacatttaactcgtaaatataatagataatgtaattcttatcaaatttaatcatattatctagatatgttaaaatgggtttcaacctgTAAGACAATTCGATTCAATACGGATTCAAGTTGGGTTGGAttaagaaaaattcaattttttcattcattgtGTTAAATTCAACTCGGCTCACTTAACCTACGGGTTCAATGTAGGTTGATCCACTTAACCTACCAACaacttttttacaattttttgaataattatttgttactcctaattatataggttcataatttcatatttttaattaatttgattatcaagtaatatacattgatactttaatctttaactatactCTTTACGgtaaattactcaagcaactatctaataaacaaaattttctaaattagcatgaaaaaaatgtgtagttttttatttatattttgttgaataacatgactaaaaaaatgtgtaatattagtcatgttttcttagactatatggatactttcctggaaacaattcatcatatattgatggagcatgatgaagacattgattcttgattttaGTGTGATT is a window from the Vigna unguiculata cultivar IT97K-499-35 chromosome 7, ASM411807v1, whole genome shotgun sequence genome containing:
- the LOC114192708 gene encoding transcriptional regulator SUPERMAN-like, which produces MEGNYLNRNSTTTPQREDSFGFEEHTWGNSWPARNYACSFCKREFRSAQALGGHMNVHRRDRARLRSSLSSWVSECPKPNPSTKPNKSTLLPTSSSPSPFSDQPLNSSHPSPLCTPCLTLSSSPDFSASTSGDKKPRLTPSPLFSPQSFEIKMMTSNNTRSDEEMKGCVEGEEHKGFKDNDQNITLELGIGLIKHQEKKLDLELRLGHF